The following are encoded together in the Bacillus sp. V2I10 genome:
- a CDS encoding bifunctional 3-deoxy-7-phosphoheptulonate synthase/chorismate mutase: MSNAELEALRVRAEEINLQILQLINERGKLVQDIGKAKEAQGVNRYDPVRERRMLNKIKENNDGPFEDSTLQHIFKEIFKASLELQEDDHRKALLVSRKKKPEDTIVDVKGVKIGDGSQVLIVGPCAVESYEQVAAVAEEAKKQGIRLLRGGAFKPRTSPYDFQGLGLEGLKILKRVADEYDMAVISEIVNPADIETAIQYIDVIQIGARNMQNFELLKAAGAVKKPVLLKRGLAATLDEFVNAAEYIISQGNDQIILCERGIRTYETATRNTLDISAVPILKQETHLPVMVDVTHSTGRRDLLIPCAKAALAIGSDGVMAEVHPDPAVALSDSAQQMDFDQFAEFMNEIRPLTKVKA, encoded by the coding sequence ATGAGTAACGCCGAGTTAGAAGCATTGCGAGTGAGAGCAGAAGAGATTAATCTGCAGATTTTACAGCTGATTAATGAGCGAGGAAAGCTAGTACAGGATATAGGTAAAGCCAAGGAAGCGCAGGGCGTTAATCGATATGATCCCGTCCGTGAGCGAAGAATGCTTAATAAAATTAAAGAGAACAATGATGGGCCTTTCGAAGACTCCACATTGCAGCATATTTTTAAAGAGATCTTTAAAGCTAGCTTGGAGCTGCAGGAAGACGATCACCGCAAAGCGCTTCTTGTATCACGCAAAAAGAAGCCTGAAGATACAATTGTTGATGTTAAAGGAGTCAAAATTGGCGACGGCAGCCAAGTATTGATTGTTGGGCCTTGTGCAGTTGAAAGCTACGAGCAGGTAGCTGCTGTTGCAGAAGAGGCTAAAAAACAGGGAATCCGCTTATTGCGCGGCGGAGCATTCAAGCCACGCACAAGCCCTTATGATTTCCAGGGTCTTGGTCTTGAAGGCTTAAAAATCTTAAAACGTGTTGCAGATGAATATGATATGGCTGTTATCAGTGAAATTGTCAATCCTGCGGACATCGAAACGGCCATTCAATACATTGATGTTATCCAAATCGGAGCGCGCAACATGCAAAACTTCGAATTATTAAAAGCTGCCGGTGCGGTTAAAAAGCCTGTTTTATTAAAACGAGGCCTTGCTGCTACACTTGATGAGTTTGTAAATGCAGCTGAGTATATTATTTCACAAGGAAACGATCAAATCATTCTTTGTGAACGCGGTATACGCACATACGAAACAGCCACTCGAAATACACTTGATATTTCAGCTGTGCCGATTCTAAAACAAGAAACACATTTGCCGGTAATGGTTGATGTTACACATTCAACTGGCCGCCGCGACTTGCTTATTCCTTGTGCTAAAGCAGCGCTTGCGATTGGTTCAGACGGCGTAATGGCTGAGGTTCATCCGGATCCTGCAGTCGCGCTTTCTGATTCAGCTCAGCAAATGGATTTCGATCAGTTCGCAGAGTTCATGAATGAAATTAGACCATTAACAAAAGTAAAAGCATAA